The following coding sequences lie in one Arachis ipaensis cultivar K30076 chromosome B03, Araip1.1, whole genome shotgun sequence genomic window:
- the LOC107633099 gene encoding uncharacterized protein LOC107633099: MAPRGCVRGHGRGYAGTRGPETNLNDPVNFMAALQNMAVAMQATAEALGQQMNNNNHNHEGNGGNETQGPMTLATFLKVNPPKFKGTTNPTESDTWFQVMERALQAQLVPEEQCVEFATYPLTKEASDWWQGTRHLIQQGDDPITWDTFQEKFYKKYFSNSTRTTKELELLQLKQGIMSGAPEDFEEWKCVKYEGGLRSDIYSSVGPMEIRTFSELVNKSRVAEECVKKAAAERESQRKSFPLNRGKSFTPRGPPFKPSGFAPQKTQGQNNFRRPNNNNNALGRRFGKQPQNEQACARCGSYHPRVPCKAGWGLCYSCGKLGHKASNCPEKQRQGTGRAQQPGRVFTTSAIGFEGSKALIRGKCEMPGQILNALFDFGASLMVEKSSVKIFTRISTL, from the exons ATGGCACCTCGTGGATGCGTTCGAGGCCATGGGAGAGGATATGCCGGTACTCGTGGGCCGGAAACCAATCTGAATGACCCCGTGAACTTCATGGCCGCCTTGCAGAACATGGCTGTTGCTATGCAGGCTACTGCTGAGGCACTCGGGCAGCAGATGAACAACAATAATCATAATCATGAGGGAAACGGCGGAAACGAGACTCAAGGTCCAATGACATTGGCGACCTTCTTAAAGGTCAATCCACCGAAGTTCAAGGGGACTACTAATCCAACTGAGTCCGACACTTGGTTTCAAGttatggagcgagcactgcaagcgcagttggtaCCTGAGGAACAATGCGTCGAGTTTGCTACTTATCCGCTCACCAAGGAAGCGTCAGATTGGTGGCAAGGAACCCGACATCTCATACAGCAGGGCGATGACCCTATCACCTGGGATACCTTCCAGGAGAAATTCTACAAAAAGTACTTTTCGAATTCCACCAGGACGACTAAAGAACTGGAGTTACTACAGCTGAAGCAGGGGATTATGTCT GGAGCTCCGGAAGACTTTGAGGAGTGGAAATGTGTcaagtatgaaggagggctccgAAGCGACATCTACAGTTCAGTAGGGCctatggagattaggactttctccgagttaGTAAACAAGAGCAGAGTTGCCGAAGAATGTGTGAAGAAGGCAGCTGCAGAAAGAGAAAGCCAGAGGAAATCATTCCCACTGAACCGAGGAAAGAGTTTTACTCCTAGAGGTCCTCCCTTCAAGCCGTCAGGCTTCGCACCACAGAAGACTCAGGGTCAAAACAACTTCAgaaggcccaacaacaacaacaatgcttTGGGGAGGagatttgggaagcagcctcagaatgagcAAGCGTGTGCTAGATGTGGGAGTTACCATCCTCGTGTTCCGTGCAAGGCTGGATGGGGGTTGTGTTACTCATGTGGGAAGCTGGGGCATAAAGCGTCAAACTGTCCAGAGAAGCAGAGACAGGGTACCGGGAGAGCACAGCAGCCTGGACGGGTGTTTACTACTTCAGCTATAGGTTTTGAGGGGTCTAAGGCACTTATCAGAGGTAAATGTGAAATGCCTGGTCAAATTTTAAATGCATTGTTTGATTTTGGAGCATCACTGATGGTggaaaaatcgtcggtaaagattttcacaagaATAAGcacgttgtaa